The proteins below are encoded in one region of Apostichopus japonicus isolate 1M-3 chromosome 22, ASM3797524v1, whole genome shotgun sequence:
- the LOC139963369 gene encoding uncharacterized protein, which yields MGHSRKQTESLTDSLCKLQLLLQAIQVSQYMDEITTSLELTVFEKSKEIELLQNSISKLNNCKQVEDGTIWWTIQAEEILQRGELATCTIHSKDFHSREGHTMSAEVTCNREGSCGQKFLSISLTVGEWPESGASTTFPYDTISFKIMGDKEEDHFERIMELGAATSTGSVILSPEEAMVEYQEFLLMSEIDKHNLDGELCFVIKLGQSS from the exons ATGGGTCATTCCCGT AAACAGACAGAGAGTCTAACTGATTCACTGTGCAAATTACAGTTACTCCTTCAGGCAATACAAGTCAGCCAATATATGGATGAAATAACTACAAGTTTGGAACTAACAGTGTTTGAGAAATCCAAAGAGATTGAACTTCTCCAAAATTCAATAAGTAAACTGAATAACTGCAAACAGGTTGAAGATGGAACCATATGGTGGACTATCCAAGCTGAAGAGATACTCCAAAGAGGTGAATTAGCTACTTGTACAATCCATTCGAAAGATTTCCACTCCCGGGAAGGTCACACGATGTCAGCTGAAGTTACGTGCAATAGGGAAGGGAGCTGTGGGCAAAAGTTCTTGTCCATTTCGCTTACTGTTGGGGAATGGCCTGAGAGTGGTGCTAGTACAACGTTCCCATACGATACCATCAGCTTTAAGATTATGGGGGACAAAGAAGAGGATCATTTTGAGAGGATCATGGAACTAGGAGCTGCAACAAGTACTGGATCAGTTATCCTGTCACCCGAGGAGGCAATGGTGGAATATCAAGAGTTTTTGCTCATGTCAGAGATAGATAAGCACAACTTAGACGGGGAGCTCTGCTTTGTGATCAAATTGGGTCAATCTTCTTGA